In Deltaproteobacteria bacterium, a single genomic region encodes these proteins:
- a CDS encoding response regulator transcription factor translates to MKPTSPSAPAVLVVEDDEQLGAQIVAHLRDAGFDPTLLRRGRALTGDDLALVQLVVLDLMLPGVSGMDMIAQIRAAAAVPILVLSARNDSADKVRALQLGADDYMTKPFWPEELVERVRARLRRPTLAPQGAIELGRLRIDRSAREVWVDGVRVELTRVEFEFLLALAERPGAAITRRVLVDRVLDPARDGDARTLDVHASRLRKKLGVEELIETVWGIGYRLAHEGGR, encoded by the coding sequence GTGAAGCCCACCAGCCCATCCGCGCCGGCAGTGCTCGTGGTCGAGGACGACGAGCAGCTGGGCGCGCAGATCGTCGCCCACCTGCGGGATGCCGGCTTCGATCCGACCCTGCTGCGACGCGGGCGGGCGCTCACCGGTGACGATCTCGCGCTCGTGCAGCTGGTGGTGTTGGACCTGATGCTGCCCGGTGTCTCGGGCATGGACATGATCGCGCAGATCCGGGCTGCCGCGGCGGTGCCGATCCTCGTGCTCAGCGCCCGCAACGACAGTGCCGACAAGGTCCGCGCGCTGCAGCTCGGCGCCGACGACTACATGACCAAGCCGTTCTGGCCCGAGGAGCTGGTCGAGCGCGTGCGTGCGCGGCTGCGACGACCGACGCTCGCGCCGCAGGGGGCGATCGAGCTCGGTCGCCTGCGCATCGACCGTTCGGCCCGCGAGGTGTGGGTCGACGGTGTACGTGTCGAGCTGACGCGCGTCGAGTTCGAATTCTTGCTCGCGCTCGCCGAGCGCCCCGGCGCCGCGATCACCCGCCGCGTGCTCGTCGACCGCGTACTCGACCCTGCGCGCGATGGCGACGCCCGCACCCTCGACGTGCACGCCTCGCGGTTGCGCAAGAAGCTGGGCGTGGAGGAGTTGATCGAGACGGTGTGGGGTATCGGCTATCGCCTCGCGCACGAGGGCGGCCGATGA
- a CDS encoding protocatechuate 3,4-dioxygenase, which translates to MCGNYPDPFTRGLGPVCELTCAATLGPCYADTIERKDISEGQPGLPVRLALKIVDTDCNPVADAEVDVWHTSADGYYSGDDASAMCTLGNPAAEAARWMRGVQTTDAEGRVDFDTCFPGWYSGRTIHIHFQIRIGGTEFVTSQLFFDDALSDEIVASEPVYSDRGPRDTTNANDNVIGGGDIENVVLQTERQSDGAMLAWRTLVLRTSTGTPLCQI; encoded by the coding sequence ATGTGCGGCAACTACCCCGACCCGTTCACGCGCGGACTCGGCCCGGTCTGCGAGCTGACCTGCGCCGCGACCCTGGGCCCCTGCTACGCGGACACCATCGAGCGCAAGGACATCAGCGAGGGACAGCCGGGCCTGCCGGTGCGGCTCGCACTCAAGATCGTCGACACCGACTGCAACCCGGTCGCCGACGCCGAGGTCGACGTCTGGCACACCAGCGCCGACGGCTACTACTCGGGCGACGACGCCTCCGCGATGTGCACGCTCGGCAACCCCGCGGCCGAGGCCGCGCGCTGGATGCGAGGCGTGCAGACCACCGACGCCGAGGGCCGCGTCGACTTCGACACCTGCTTCCCCGGCTGGTACTCGGGCCGCACGATCCACATCCACTTCCAGATCCGCATCGGTGGCACCGAGTTCGTCACCTCGCAGCTGTTCTTCGACGACGCGCTGTCCGACGAGATCGTCGCGAGCGAGCCGGTCTACAGCGATCGTGGCCCCCGCGACACCACCAACGCCAACGACAACGTGATCGGCGGTGGCGACATCGAGAACGTGGTGCTGCAGACCGAGCGACAGTCCGACGGTGCGATGCTGGCGTGGCGCACGCTGGTGCTGCGGACCTCGACCGGCACGCCGCTGTGCCAGATCTGA
- a CDS encoding 1-acyl-sn-glycerol-3-phosphate acyltransferase — protein sequence MPSVPAAELRTRFARLLAGIWFRSLQTRGEPPPAGPVLWVLNHPNGLVDGVAAAAALPGAPRFMGKATLWKVLPLKPLLAIFQPIPVHRRADGDVGPEATAATFAAVHEAFARGESVALFPEGISHAFQDLAPLKTGAARIVLSSPIAVQVVPAGLVYGQRETFRHSALVRLGAPVPIDDLRAQGATPAAVHELTARLRAAMLPLTLHGPDDALSRLAERLAWLLADGPRERADLEGVRARVRLLGERLRQLPLDQQQRVFEGVEQADAALARSGVRPDQVGFAYSRGVVARWLPGFLARLAIAPVVLPLALWWWPVYRVTGFVIDRITLDLDVVSTYKFLLGLVLFPLWLLASVVLAGLRFGAWGVIATVLAATIAFVVLPLSERLREDVQAIRGFMRRRDPIHAALVEQRAALLTAFPELETVPG from the coding sequence GTGCCGTCCGTGCCCGCTGCCGAGCTCCGCACTCGCTTCGCGCGCCTGCTCGCGGGCATCTGGTTTCGCTCGCTGCAGACCCGCGGTGAGCCGCCGCCGGCGGGCCCGGTGCTGTGGGTGCTCAACCATCCCAACGGCCTCGTCGATGGGGTCGCGGCCGCGGCGGCGCTGCCGGGCGCGCCGCGTTTCATGGGCAAGGCGACGCTGTGGAAGGTGCTGCCGCTCAAGCCGTTGCTGGCGATCTTCCAGCCCATCCCGGTGCATCGCCGCGCCGACGGCGACGTCGGGCCCGAGGCCACCGCTGCGACGTTCGCTGCGGTGCACGAGGCGTTCGCGCGCGGCGAGTCGGTTGCGCTGTTCCCCGAGGGCATCAGCCACGCGTTCCAGGATCTCGCGCCGCTCAAGACCGGTGCCGCCCGCATCGTGTTGTCGTCGCCGATCGCCGTGCAGGTGGTACCGGCGGGCCTGGTCTACGGCCAGCGCGAGACCTTCCGCCACAGCGCGTTGGTGCGGCTCGGCGCGCCGGTGCCCATCGACGATCTGCGCGCGCAGGGGGCCACGCCGGCGGCAGTGCACGAGCTGACCGCACGGCTGCGCGCGGCCATGCTGCCGCTCACGCTGCACGGCCCCGATGACGCGCTCTCGCGGCTCGCGGAGCGACTGGCGTGGCTGCTCGCCGATGGTCCGCGTGAGCGCGCCGATCTCGAGGGCGTGCGCGCGCGTGTGCGGTTGCTCGGTGAGCGACTGCGACAGCTGCCGCTCGATCAGCAGCAGCGCGTGTTCGAGGGGGTCGAGCAGGCCGACGCCGCGCTGGCCCGCAGCGGCGTGCGGCCCGATCAGGTCGGCTTCGCGTACTCGCGGGGGGTCGTCGCGCGGTGGTTGCCCGGCTTCCTCGCCCGTCTGGCGATCGCGCCGGTGGTGCTGCCGCTGGCGCTGTGGTGGTGGCCGGTCTATCGCGTGACCGGCTTCGTCATCGATCGCATCACGCTCGATCTCGACGTGGTCTCGACCTACAAGTTCCTGCTCGGGCTGGTGCTGTTCCCGCTGTGGCTGCTCGCGAGCGTGGTGCTGGCCGGGCTCCGCTTCGGCGCGTGGGGGGTCATCGCCACCGTGCTGGCGGCGACGATCGCATTCGTCGTGTTGCCGCTGTCGGAGCGGCTGCGCGAGGACGTGCAGGCGATCCGCGGCTTCATGCGCCGTCGCGATCCGATCCACGCGGCGCTCGTCGAGCAGCGCGCGGCGCTGCTGACCGCGTTCCCCGAGCTCGAGACCGTGCCGGGCTGA